In a single window of the Atlantibacter hermannii genome:
- a CDS encoding putative thioesterase, which translates to MLNDPRFTAEVELTIPFHDVDMMGVAWHGNYFRYFEVAREALLNQFDYGYRQMKASGYLWPVVDTRVKYRDVLTFEQRIRVRARIEEFENRLRIGYEIFDAATGKRTTTGYTIQVAVEEATRELCFVSPAILFERMGVTP; encoded by the coding sequence GTGCTGAACGATCCGCGTTTTACCGCCGAAGTTGAGCTGACCATCCCGTTTCACGATGTCGATATGATGGGCGTGGCGTGGCACGGCAACTATTTCCGCTATTTCGAAGTGGCCCGCGAGGCGCTACTGAACCAGTTTGATTACGGTTACCGCCAGATGAAGGCATCCGGCTACCTGTGGCCGGTGGTGGATACCCGGGTGAAATACCGCGACGTACTGACCTTTGAGCAGCGAATCCGGGTGCGGGCGCGCATTGAAGAGTTTGAGAACCGCCTGCGCATCGGCTATGAGATTTTCGATGCCGCAACCGGCAAACGCACCACCACCGGTTACACCATTCAGGTGGCGGTGGAAGAGGCCACCCGCGAACTCTGCTTCGTGAGCCCCGCCATTCTGTTTGAACGTATGGGAGTGACGCCATGA
- a CDS encoding putative glycosyl transferase: protein MGRSAPFPQGPFILASALRCPVVLLFALREQGRLVLHCEPFADPLVLPRATRQQALQEAVDRYAARLEYYALRSPLDWFNFFDFWQLPDATRHQDKE, encoded by the coding sequence ATGGGCCGCTCCGCGCCGTTCCCGCAGGGGCCGTTTATTCTGGCCTCGGCGCTGCGCTGCCCTGTGGTGCTCCTGTTCGCACTCCGTGAGCAGGGCCGTCTGGTGCTGCACTGTGAACCCTTTGCCGATCCGCTCGTCCTGCCCCGCGCCACGCGCCAGCAGGCGCTTCAGGAAGCCGTGGATCGCTATGCGGCGCGGCTGGAGTATTACGCGCTGCGTTCGCCGCTGGACTGGTTTAATTTTTTCGATTTCTGGCAGTTGCCCGACGCGACGCGCCATCAGGATAAGGAGTAA
- the arnC gene encoding putative glycosyl transferase yields MSVDAVFSPCVVIPCYNHGAMMAQVLSRLAPFGLPCIVVDDGSDAATRQTLSQLQADNPTLILVRLAQNAGKGAAVIRGLEVARDAGYSHAVQVDADGQHAIEDIPQFLAKAQRHPDALISGQPVYDDSIPRSRLYGRWVTHVWVWIETLSLSLKDSMCGFRVYPVAPTLALAQRIALGRRMDFDTEVMVRLYWRGHPSYFIPTRVTYPQDGLSHFDALRDNLRISWMHTRLFFGMLPRAPGLLMRKRRQHWARTEEVKGLMGMRIMLLVWRLLGRGAFELLLRPVVGVYWLLAHDARRASQQWIDTAKQQRAEQQIHDNQRLNSYRHFLRFGSALLDKVASWRGELRLGKQVAFAPARKRCWISTGRWAN; encoded by the coding sequence ATGTCTGTAGACGCCGTCTTCTCGCCCTGTGTGGTGATCCCCTGCTATAACCACGGCGCGATGATGGCGCAGGTGCTGTCGCGTCTTGCGCCGTTCGGTTTGCCGTGCATTGTGGTGGACGACGGCAGCGACGCCGCCACCCGCCAGACGCTCAGCCAGTTACAGGCCGATAACCCCACGCTGATTCTGGTGCGGCTGGCGCAAAACGCCGGTAAAGGCGCGGCGGTGATCCGGGGATTAGAAGTTGCCCGCGACGCGGGTTACAGCCATGCGGTGCAGGTGGACGCCGATGGGCAGCACGCCATTGAAGATATCCCGCAGTTCCTGGCTAAGGCCCAACGCCATCCCGACGCGTTGATTTCCGGACAGCCGGTGTACGATGACTCTATCCCGCGCTCGCGCCTGTATGGCCGCTGGGTAACTCACGTCTGGGTGTGGATCGAAACCCTCTCCCTGAGCCTGAAAGACAGCATGTGCGGATTTCGCGTCTATCCGGTCGCGCCGACGCTGGCGCTGGCGCAGCGTATCGCGCTTGGCCGCCGCATGGATTTCGATACGGAAGTGATGGTTCGCCTCTACTGGCGCGGCCACCCGAGCTATTTCATTCCGACCCGCGTCACTTACCCGCAGGACGGCCTGTCGCATTTTGACGCCCTGCGCGACAACCTGCGTATCTCCTGGATGCACACCCGGTTATTTTTCGGCATGTTGCCGCGTGCGCCGGGCTTGCTGATGCGCAAACGTCGCCAGCACTGGGCGCGCACCGAAGAGGTCAAAGGCCTGATGGGGATGCGCATTATGCTCCTGGTCTGGCGCCTGCTGGGCCGCGGTGCGTTTGAACTGCTGTTGCGTCCGGTGGTGGGCGTTTACTGGCTGCTGGCTCATGACGCACGGCGCGCTTCACAGCAGTGGATCGACACGGCGAAGCAGCAGCGGGCCGAACAGCAGATCCACGATAATCAACGCCTGAACAGCTATCGCCATTTCCTGCGTTTCGGCAGCGCGTTGCTCGATAAAGTCGCCAGCTGGCGCGGCGAACTCAGGCTGGGCAAGCAGGTGGCGTTTGCGCCGGCGCGGAAGCGGTGCTGGATATCTACGGGCCGGTGGGCAAACTGA
- a CDS encoding putative fatty acid degradation enzyme has protein sequence MTPHEIARTRLTSHSWELHLRLDPALFWFKGHFAAQPLLPGVTQLDWVMYYARELLVPGANFRKIINVKFQAPLLPENEVCLTLTWQPERNTLSFSYHRLCGEQRLPASSGKIRLCL, from the coding sequence ATGACCCCGCATGAAATTGCCCGAACGCGGCTCACTTCCCACAGCTGGGAGCTTCATTTGCGCCTCGACCCGGCGCTGTTCTGGTTTAAAGGCCACTTCGCCGCGCAGCCGCTGTTGCCGGGCGTGACGCAGCTTGACTGGGTGATGTATTACGCCCGCGAGCTGTTGGTTCCCGGAGCAAACTTCCGGAAGATCATCAACGTCAAATTCCAGGCTCCACTGCTGCCGGAAAATGAAGTGTGCTTAACGCTGACCTGGCAGCCGGAGCGCAACACGCTCTCGTTTAGCTATCACCGCCTGTGCGGCGAACAGCGTCTGCCTGCCAGCAGCGGGAAAATCCGTTTATGTCTGTAG
- a CDS encoding putative AMP-binding protein has product MRHDVAQLTRQLQMQPGERWALCFEDSYLFIVALLGALHAGKTPVIPGHSRLLLLEEQRTLFHGVLSDRTLGWHGPMLVVASARRAAPQAIALPAIDPQSVVEIFTSGSTGTPRRVIKPVALLDSEAALLAERFGERLAGCRIVASVVPQHLYGLTFRIFLPMSLGLPLHAAMMFYAEQLAALPVAHRYGFISSPAFLKRLDHHLTPPPIALIISAGGMLPWRDVEQTRQWTQVTPDEIYGSTETGILAWRYRAEDDAPWRPFTGMRFVQENDAWRVFSPLVPEPAGLLLDDNLAFEENGLFRLHGRRGRVVKIEEKRISLYEIEQRLLALDGIVDAAALPVTRHGRQGIGVLVVVDEATRARMTTAAGRQQEFAWRKALIPWLEPVAIPRYWRVIETIPVNSMNKRVYAQLQEFFHDPA; this is encoded by the coding sequence ATGCGTCACGACGTGGCACAACTGACCCGGCAACTCCAGATGCAGCCTGGCGAGCGCTGGGCGCTGTGCTTCGAAGACAGCTATCTGTTTATCGTGGCGCTGCTGGGCGCACTGCATGCGGGCAAAACGCCGGTTATTCCCGGTCACAGCCGCCTGTTACTACTGGAAGAGCAGCGGACGCTGTTTCATGGCGTCCTGAGCGACCGCACGCTGGGCTGGCACGGCCCGATGCTGGTGGTGGCCTCGGCCCGCCGCGCCGCGCCGCAGGCGATCGCCCTGCCGGCTATCGATCCGCAAAGCGTGGTGGAGATCTTCACCTCCGGATCGACCGGCACGCCGCGCCGGGTGATCAAGCCCGTGGCATTGCTGGACAGCGAAGCCGCGCTGCTGGCAGAACGCTTTGGCGAACGCCTGGCGGGCTGCCGCATTGTCGCCTCGGTGGTGCCGCAGCATCTTTACGGCCTCACGTTCCGCATCTTCCTGCCGATGTCGCTGGGTTTGCCGCTCCATGCCGCCATGATGTTTTATGCGGAACAACTGGCGGCGCTGCCTGTCGCTCACCGTTATGGCTTTATCAGCAGCCCGGCGTTTTTAAAACGCCTCGATCACCATCTTACCCCGCCGCCGATTGCACTGATTATCTCCGCAGGCGGCATGCTGCCCTGGCGTGATGTGGAGCAAACCCGGCAGTGGACCCAGGTGACACCGGACGAAATTTACGGCAGCACGGAAACCGGTATTCTCGCCTGGCGTTATCGCGCCGAAGATGACGCCCCGTGGCGGCCTTTCACCGGGATGCGTTTCGTGCAGGAAAACGACGCCTGGCGGGTGTTTTCCCCGCTGGTCCCGGAGCCTGCCGGTCTGTTGCTGGACGATAACCTGGCCTTTGAAGAAAACGGCCTGTTTCGTCTGCATGGCCGTCGTGGCCGGGTCGTGAAAATTGAAGAAAAACGCATTTCCCTGTACGAAATCGAACAGCGCCTGCTGGCGCTGGACGGCATCGTCGACGCCGCCGCCCTGCCCGTCACCCGCCACGGCCGCCAGGGGATCGGCGTGCTGGTGGTGGTGGATGAGGCCACCCGCGCACGCATGACAACCGCCGCAGGCAGGCAGCAGGAATTCGCCTGGCGTAAGGCGCTGATCCCGTGGCTGGAGCCGGTGGCGATCCCGCGCTACTGGCGGGTGATCGAAACGATCCCGGTTAACAGCATGAATAAACGCGTCTATGCGCAACTGCAGGAGTTTTTCCATGACCCCGCATGA
- a CDS encoding DNA gyrase subunit B produces the protein MLHAVLTTTRRLTQPAITLVMVAWPLIIGFGITHHALPWLLPMMALLLLIRLRQARLRGGPLRLIAKSIAVTGIVLCVASLVLRSHDLLLWYPVVVNTLLLALFGGSLWSHMPLVERIARLKEPDLPPAGVRYTRRVTQLWCGFFMINGGVAAFTCWYGDTHLWTLWNGMIAYLLMGALMTSEWLVRQRVLRREAQ, from the coding sequence ATGCTGCACGCGGTCCTCACAACAACGCGGCGTCTGACACAGCCGGCCATCACGCTGGTGATGGTCGCCTGGCCGCTGATCATCGGGTTTGGCATTACGCATCACGCGCTTCCCTGGCTGTTGCCGATGATGGCGCTGCTACTGCTGATTCGCCTGCGTCAGGCCCGGTTGCGCGGCGGGCCGCTGCGATTGATCGCCAAAAGCATCGCCGTAACGGGCATCGTCCTGTGCGTGGCGAGTCTGGTATTACGTAGCCACGACCTGCTGCTGTGGTATCCGGTGGTGGTGAACACGCTGCTGCTCGCCCTGTTCGGCGGGTCACTGTGGAGCCACATGCCGCTGGTGGAGCGTATCGCCCGCCTTAAAGAACCGGATTTACCGCCTGCAGGTGTGCGCTACACCCGGCGCGTCACCCAACTCTGGTGCGGCTTTTTTATGATTAACGGCGGGGTTGCCGCGTTCACCTGCTGGTACGGCGACACCCATCTCTGGACGCTGTGGAACGGCATGATTGCCTATCTGCTGATGGGCGCTCTGATGACGAGCGAATGGCTGGTGCGCCAGCGCGTCCTCCGGCGGGAAGCACAATAA
- the acpP_1 gene encoding putative acyl carrier protein, whose protein sequence is MVDKNAIYQEVSALLTHLFEIPAEDISPEARLYEDLELDSIDAVDMVVHLQKKTGKKIKPETFKSVRTVQDVVDAVERLLNDE, encoded by the coding sequence ATGGTTGATAAAAACGCGATTTACCAGGAAGTCTCCGCACTTCTGACCCATCTTTTTGAAATTCCCGCAGAGGATATCTCCCCTGAGGCGCGTCTCTATGAAGATCTGGAACTCGACAGCATCGATGCCGTCGACATGGTGGTGCACCTTCAGAAAAAAACCGGCAAAAAGATCAAACCCGAAACGTTTAAATCAGTGCGAACCGTCCAGGACGTGGTCGACGCGGTTGAGCGTCTGCTGAACGACGAATAA
- a CDS encoding putative acyl carrier protein: MQALYAEIKNLIITTLNLDELTADDIDAEAPLFGDGLGLDSIDALELGLAVKTQYGVVLSAESEEMRQHFYSVATLAAFINSQRA, from the coding sequence ATGCAAGCGCTCTACGCTGAAATTAAAAATCTGATTATCACCACCCTGAATCTCGACGAACTGACCGCCGATGATATTGACGCAGAAGCGCCGCTGTTTGGCGACGGCCTGGGCCTGGATTCCATCGACGCGCTGGAGTTGGGGCTGGCAGTGAAAACCCAGTATGGCGTAGTGCTCTCCGCCGAAAGCGAAGAAATGCGCCAGCATTTTTATTCCGTCGCCACGCTGGCTGCATTCATTAATTCTCAACGCGCCTGA
- a CDS encoding phospholipid biosynthesis acyltransferase has translation MKRLPARLNWLWRLAMTGLCFALFGLGGLALSVVWFNLLLLVQRNPDKRRRLARRSIAASFRFFLRAARAVGVLDYRIEGKAILDNEHGCLVVANHPTLIDYVLIASVMPETDCLVKNALLKNPFLGGVIRAADYLINDQADALLPACRERLGRGETVLIFPEGTRSVPGQPLTLQRGAANIAVRCNSDLRVVHIYCSEHLLDKHSRWFDVPPRKPLFNVVVRERIRCQEFFDPSQDHEPALAARKLNRHLLYQLTPGLMPGPGNNDASALR, from the coding sequence ATGAAACGCCTCCCGGCGCGGCTGAACTGGCTGTGGCGGCTGGCGATGACCGGCCTGTGCTTCGCGCTGTTCGGCCTTGGCGGGCTGGCGCTCTCGGTGGTGTGGTTCAACCTTTTGCTGCTCGTCCAGCGTAATCCGGACAAACGCCGACGCCTGGCGCGCCGCAGTATTGCGGCCAGTTTCCGCTTCTTTCTGCGGGCGGCGCGGGCGGTGGGCGTTCTTGATTACCGCATTGAAGGCAAAGCCATACTGGATAATGAACACGGCTGTCTGGTGGTCGCTAATCACCCGACGCTTATTGATTACGTGCTTATCGCCTCGGTGATGCCGGAAACCGACTGTCTGGTGAAAAACGCGCTACTCAAAAACCCGTTTCTCGGCGGAGTCATACGGGCGGCGGATTATCTGATCAACGATCAGGCGGACGCCCTGCTGCCCGCCTGCCGTGAGCGTCTGGGGCGCGGTGAAACCGTGCTGATTTTCCCGGAAGGCACCCGCAGCGTGCCTGGCCAGCCGCTGACGCTGCAACGTGGCGCGGCCAATATTGCAGTGCGCTGCAACAGCGATTTACGGGTCGTGCATATTTATTGCAGTGAGCATCTGCTCGACAAACACAGCCGCTGGTTCGACGTTCCGCCCCGCAAACCGCTATTTAATGTCGTGGTGCGCGAACGCATCCGTTGCCAGGAATTTTTCGATCCGTCACAGGATCACGAGCCCGCGCTGGCGGCTCGCAAACTTAATCGACACCTTTTGTACCAATTAACACCAGGCCTGATGCCTGGCCCAGGAAACAACGATGCAAGCGCTCTACGCTGA
- a CDS encoding beta-ketoacyl synthase domain-containing protein, giving the protein MLFTSRHGELERNFRILEAIAAEQPISPTDFAMSVHNSSVGNLTITAKQPLVSSSLSAGQDTFQQGLIEALTLFHAGYQRVLMVDFDGQLPPFYHPYLPADMPTWAWSFALVLEAGMNTVAKPARVRPVRKTRCRKACNSCAAI; this is encoded by the coding sequence GTGTTGTTCACCAGTCGTCACGGCGAACTGGAGCGCAACTTTCGCATTCTGGAAGCGATTGCTGCCGAACAGCCGATCTCGCCGACTGACTTCGCCATGTCGGTGCATAACTCATCGGTGGGCAATCTGACCATCACCGCGAAGCAACCGCTGGTGTCGTCATCGCTCTCCGCCGGACAGGACACTTTCCAGCAAGGCTTGATCGAAGCGCTGACCCTGTTTCATGCGGGCTATCAGCGCGTATTGATGGTGGACTTCGACGGCCAGTTGCCGCCGTTTTACCATCCTTATCTGCCTGCGGATATGCCCACCTGGGCCTGGTCATTCGCGCTGGTGCTGGAAGCGGGGATGAATACCGTTGCGAAACCCGCCCGCGTGCGACCCGTCAGGAAAACCCGTTGCCGCAAAGCCTGCAATTCCTGCGCGGCTATCTGA